In the genome of Calonectris borealis chromosome 14, bCalBor7.hap1.2, whole genome shotgun sequence, the window GGCTCTGCAAGTTGCCGCTAATCCATTGAACTACTGTAACTGTCTGAAAGTGCACTCTTAATTACTCTCAATACAATGCAAACAACAGCTTAAAAGATATTTCAATCATTCAATTGTTTCAGTAAGAAGCTCCACCTTGCAAGCTTACGCATTCATTTAATACACCTGCAATTAACGGTTCTCATTTTCTACAGAACTCTAAACAGAAATGTCAAAACAAGACCACAATCTGAAAATGAGAGGCATTTTTCTTGAAGTCAACGTTTTAACAGGAGTGAAAAGGTAATGATGAGATAATAGTGTTCTTTCCTTTGTTTCACCCATAGACATGCTGTTATTTAACATGCCTATGAAGTCTGATGGTCTGATTTGTCTGACTAAATATTGCCTACAGAGATAGAGTTCTACAGTTTATCTAATCATTGTGTGCTCTTTATAAGCAGTGATGAGAAACTGGCACCTCTAAGAGGCAATTCATTTCACCCTAAGTAAGTAGACATTTTAACTAGCTTACATGAATTTTGCCTTAAAGTGCCTACTTTTCTACAACTCTAAATGAAGCCTTGAATGGCTACCTCAAATGTAGCTATCCACTAGGAAGTAGGTAAATTAGGCAAGAGGGATTCTGTCTTCAGTGTCAGCTCCTATGTTTCTTTCAATTTATATGCAACTCCTTTCTTAACGTTGGCCAAAACAAGTGTGATTTTGTCAGGACGGATGTACAGACTTTCCTCCTGCCATTAGCATCAACTGGTTCAGGGACGCAGGGCAAGGTCCATGACTACACTGCCCCTGTCTTCTCCTTTGAATTGTTATGTTTGGAATCAGCAAATAAACTTGAATGAAATTATCATCTGCTTTTTAACATAAATTGCTTGTCTAcgtggatatttttttttttatttgggggtATCTTCCTATGAGGACTTCTCCTCAGAACTGCACTAGCCAACTTAAATGTCATCCTTTGAAGCTGAGAGCCACTATTTAAGAACAACAGAGCAGATAACCAGAATCATCCTGTTATTCCTCCTAGGCACCATGGACACAGATAAGAATTTGAGAAAATTTAACAATAGAACTAaccaggaaatattaaaaaagatcAGAATGAATAACAagtttctcctctttcctggAACAATCTCAGCAATGGAACAAAAGTAATCCTTCTTTGAGACTTCATTGCCGAAGTGTTAAATGGATAACAGCAAGCTTCTCAAGAGAATTGAGTTAAGCATCCAGTTCTTGCATACTAACAGCTaggtttccattaaaataaagcaGCATCCAATTTTCTTCTACTACATTCCTGCCCGACGTTCCCAGCATCATTATGACTTATTCTTCTATCCAGAGTTGTAACTTATTTGTCGTCTttgatttttctccctcttaAAGATTCAGGTTCATTAACAGGATGGTCAGAAGAAACAAGACAACCGTTGATGAGTTCATTCTCTTGGGAATCACAGATATTTGGGAGCTGCAGGTCATTCTTTTTGTGCTGTTCCTTCTGATCTGTGTCACCTCGTTGGTGGGGAATCTCGGCATGATTGCATTAATCAGGCTTGACTCTCgactccacacccccatgtacttcttcctctgcCACCTCTCTCTGGTAGACCTAGGTAATTCCTCAGCAGTTGCTCCCAAAATGCTAGTGAGCTTCTTTGAAGAAAGGAAAGCCATCTCTCTGCTAGGGTGTGCAGCGCAGATGTACTTTTGTGGAGTCTGCATAATCACCGAGTGTTACCTGCTGGCTGTGATGGCCTATGACCGGTACGTGGCCATCTGTAACCCTCTGCTCTACATGGTCACCATGTCTCAAAAGTTTTGTGTCCAACTGGCTGTGGGATCCTACATTATAGCTGCTGTGAGTCAAACAGTGCTTGTCAGCTCAGTGTTCAGTTTACACTTCTGTGGCCCTAATGTCATCAATCACTTCTTCTGTGACATTCCTCCGCTCCTGAAACTTTCCTGCTCCAGTACTACTGTCAATGAACATGTGCTTTTTACCATTGCTACTTCTATTGCATTCAGCACTTTAGCATTCATTGTTGTCTCTTATAGTTATATCCTTACCACTGTCCTGAGGATCTGCTCCTCAGAGGGCAGGCACAAAGCTTTCTCCACCTGTGCCTCACATTTGACATCAGTCTCAATTTTTTACGGGACTATGATCTTCATGTACCTCCGCCCCAGTTCTAGCTACTCCCTGGACCAGGACAAAGTGGTGTCTGTTGTCTACACCATGGTGATTCCCATGCTGAACCCCCTGatctacagcctgaggaacatgGAAGTGAAGGATGCTCTCAAGAGACTCCTAGAAAAAGTTCTTGTTTCCTTCAGAAATCAAACTGGTAAAGAGGTGTcgtaaaataaacaaaataaacttgGACATTCTTGAATTTCAGTCTCCATTTGGCTGCTGAccatttaaactaaaagaaaaagaagatagcaATCATGAGGACCCAAGTGCTTGTGCATGTTATTGTTACAAGATATAGTGAGccactgctttctttttcctctgtcaggGTGTAGCTATACTGTCTGATTTTACCCTTAAACCCACTAATTATACTCAAAGCCTCACATGCACTCCTTTCCCACATGCCACCCCCTACTTTAAAGACTTGGTGTTCTTTGTGTCACTCCATAAGAAGCTGTATTTTTCAGATTGAGAAGCATCCCTCACATTATTTAGTTCCTCTGGCAGATCTTGAAGAGGGAATGATGGGGCAAAGAGGAGATCCATCTCCTCCTGGACATTTGCTAAGAATAAGTCTGGGCTAACGTGTTTGAAACCAGGAACATTTCCAATTGGCAGTGTAGTCTGAGTTTGCAGAAGCCAGGTTTAACTTTACTAATGAGCAGTGCTGTTTTAAGATCAAATAAATTAATGCTACATATGGGCATTCCCCAGATAAGGGGAATTCAGCAATCAGACACAGTCTGATGCAATCAGTTCTATGTGACATCTTTATAGGACCCTCTGCTGATACAGAAAACCCATCTatctttaaaagacaaacaaaaaaatttgcaaGTCCCAGCTGTGGgtttaaatagaaaatgtcatCTAAGATCATGGATCACCACTCACAAATACTTATTCATTAGCAGAACCGATGCCAGACCACACCACATCACCTGAAGCTCTTTaggagcagcagagaaaaggagAGCTTTTGTCTCAAAATACTTGTGGGGAAGCTCTTCTTAGGAAAAATTACCGTAGGAGATACATATTTCACCCCTTCGATAATGAAGTGCTCAGACACAACTAAATAGGAATTTCCCATTTCCCTGTTAGATACACAAAATTAGGGACATGAATCTTAGCCATGCAGAAACAGAGTGGTTCAGACACACCTGTGACACAATGTTCATCTTAGAAAAGATATTTGGGAGGATGACTGATCCCTAGCCTGACGTCAAACTCATTGAACAAACCATGAAAAACTATTGGACATGACATGAGAAACCACTGGACATAACAAGTAACAGTGAGGAACTGTTGAATTCCCACCATCATGACAGATAGCCAGATTTCACCGGTGGTTAGGAGGGCACCAGAGGTGCTAGAGACGGGCAGACTTCACAAATGGTTGAAGGGGATGCATTTGGGCACCTTTTGGGGAGCAGAGCCTCACAAGGCCAGCAGTGCctaggaaccataccagaaacaCCACGGGTCTAGTTTACCTGGGTATCAGGAATAGCAAAATCAGGTGTGAACGTAGCAAAACCGGAACGAAAATGGTGAAGTGATCAGGGTGGGTCATTTATTTGGGAGGAGACAATGGTGGAGAAACTAGGTATCATGGCTAGTGAGGGAAGAGCAAGAAGGGGACAATGAGAGAAGGGAGAACTTCTGCCAACAACTGGGTTTTAGAGCTTAGAAATTCTTTTGGGGAAGAGATGCAACTACATCCCAGGTATAAGCAATGCAATTATTTCACCATAATCAGCTGGGACATCAAACTGAATGAAAATCTCTATCCATGTGGCCACACAGAGACAGCAGAAAATGCACACCCCTAGTAGAATGAGAGCTCCTAGTCACTTCTGCTGTACGCGATAGGttgggaacagaaaaaaaatagctttaaggCGAGATGGAGCGGAACGTCAGATTCTCCCCCTAAAAACAAGaagttttgtgaagaaaaaggaaaggggtttAATATTGAAGATATTCAGGGATATTTCATACCTGGGTTAGACAGACTGaacagtgttttcttctggaGTCCATGAAAGTTTAGAAGTAGAGGCACATTCCTGCAATGTATCCGCATGGCTACTGTCAGAGAGCTGCAAGGGCCAGCTGGTCCCCAAAggacaggaggaaggagccaagGAGGACACCAGGACAGGCAGTGCCTCACTCTTGGGGCACAGACCTACAGAGGCTGAACACAGCCCGCAGAGCCAAGGGCTGGCAACGGGGTCCGTTAACAGCCACAGCAAGCAATGAACTAGGTACAGGGTCCATCCACAGTGTGCCACCAGGAGCAAAGGGAGATGGGCCAGGAACAGCGGTGGGGACAAAGCTGCAGTCTTGATCCAGAGCCCATCCAGGAGGCAGAGGCATGGCTGCAGCCAGACACACCTACAGCATAGCTAAGGAAGGACTGATGGTCCTAGACTGGGCTTAAatgggccatgggcaggggcatgtGTGTGGAGTGgtccaggtgaggctggtcagggccattaagtcCTATTAGTGCCTTCAAGGCCCTGGCAGCTTCTAGGTGGAGTTGGGAAGTAGTAACAGGAAGGCTGAGTTTTGGCCTTGAATTAGCATAAAAATACTAGCGAGAAGGTGAATCTCTGTAAGAGGAGTGATTCTTTTGGAGAGTTGAGGAACTCATTAAGAATGCACTGAAAAGGGCTGTTCTATGCCATTTAACccctccttttgctttccaaataGAAAGAACTAAACACGAAACCTCACTTTCTGAATCAGCTGAAATACCCGCTTTACATGATAGTAAGTTTTCAAGGATCCACAGCTTCCCAAGTAGAGGAAATATAGTTTCTAATATATGAAGATGCaaagtacttaaagggcagctacaaagaggatggaggctctctcttcacaaggagccatatggagaagacaaggggcaacaagTACAGGTTGCACCGGGAGAGATTTCATCTCAacctaagaaagaaattttttacagtgagaacaatcactCACtgaaacaacctccccagggatgtggtagagtcccaTTGCTGGAGGCTTTCAGGATACAATTAGACAGGGTGCTCAATAATCTCATCTAGGTTCCCTTTCCCACAgaaggttggacaagatgatctttcgaggtccctcccaacctgggctattctatgatGATTGTATGAAGTGCCACCGAAGTAATAAACACTATTTCACgcgtgtgtgcacatgtatgcATGTGCAGTCCCAGGTGAATGATAGTTATGTATTAGTCTTTAATCTCCTCGTTCTCAGTGTTTATGTTGGCTCTATGGATTACACTGCATCTAAGCAGCTCATCCCATATATTGTATGTACATAAATATTTAAGAGagtaaaaaaaactttaaatggAAAACAGCCCACTTAGAGGAAACAAGGTATCTTAGCAAAACATCATTAGATTTACTCAGCTACTTTCTGCAGTAGGAGTCTTGGGTTTGAAGTTTTGAAAGTCGTTGATTCCAAATTTATAATGCTTCATGGGTACAAGGAAGGTGGTCATGACAGATATGTGCATCTTTGCACATAACTtggggcaacctgatctagtgaaagatgtccctgcgcAGATGATGATTAGTATGGAGATTTAAT includes:
- the LOC142087999 gene encoding olfactory receptor 5AR1-like, with translation MVRRNKTTVDEFILLGITDIWELQVILFVLFLLICVTSLVGNLGMIALIRLDSRLHTPMYFFLCHLSLVDLGNSSAVAPKMLVSFFEERKAISLLGCAAQMYFCGVCIITECYLLAVMAYDRYVAICNPLLYMVTMSQKFCVQLAVGSYIIAAVSQTVLVSSVFSLHFCGPNVINHFFCDIPPLLKLSCSSTTVNEHVLFTIATSIAFSTLAFIVVSYSYILTTVLRICSSEGRHKAFSTCASHLTSVSIFYGTMIFMYLRPSSSYSLDQDKVVSVVYTMVIPMLNPLIYSLRNMEVKDALKRLLEKVLVSFRNQTGKEVS